A DNA window from Hoplias malabaricus isolate fHopMal1 chromosome 5, fHopMal1.hap1, whole genome shotgun sequence contains the following coding sequences:
- the tgm2a gene encoding protein-glutamine gamma-glutamyltransferase 2a, with protein MDQVLEIERVDLSCSVNNAEHHTELNGVNRLIVRRGQPFTITVHLQPGSHIHNGLNINLIVNTGPASSEDLDTTVKFGLSKFTSKTRWSATAVVTSENTLSLTVSSNPSAPIGLYQLTLDQANGVTLGQFVLLFNPWCPRDSVYLGSEDKRQEYVLSQDGIIFRGKPKHITTLPWTLGQFEPEMLDICLKVLDQSLQHLQNPGQDCSDRRSPVYVTRVLSAIINSQDNKGVLVGNWTGDYEDGVRPTAWKDSCSILRQWYHQDFIGVEYGQCWVFAAVACTVSRALGIPCRVVTNYGSAHDTNANLLIEHFYNESAEDIGDDSIWNFHVWVESWMSRPDLKLGYEGWQASDPTPQETSEGVFCCGPVPVRAIKEGDLTVKYDAPFVYAEVNADVVDYVILGDGRQVKIGDSTTEVGQCIITKAVGSDERVDITHLYKYPEGSEEERQVFEKANHQNRLIQDEEEPGLQVKIKLTPQMMVGTDFDVFAHVKNNTDTPKKCHLMFYAQVVSYNGKLAKTCGLTELTDMNLGSTEGNKATLRVLYSEYGKAITQDRMIKLVAMLVDTESKEIYRATKTINLDCPSIDILVQEEVQVDQPNVVNVQLQNPLPETLENGVFSLHTVRLTDGPPLIKEVGMVGPKEIITAALEFTPKAAGVQKLVIDFHSDQLSNIQSYKNVVIGK; from the exons ATGGATCAAG TGTTGGAGATAGAGCGAGTTGATTTGTCCTGCTCTGTGAATAATGCTGAGCACCACACAGAGCTGAATGGAGTGAACAGGCTCATTGTGAGAAGAGGTCAACCTTTCACTATCACTGTTCACCTTCAACCTGGCAGTCACATTCATAATGGACTTAACATCAATCTCATTGTCAATACAG GACCAGCTTCATCAGAGGACCTAGACACTACAGTAAAGTTCGGACTCAGTAAATTCACTTCCAAGACTCGCTGGAGTGCAACTGCAGTGGTAACATCGGAGAATACTCTATCACTGACTGTGTCCAGTAACCCCAGTGCCCCCATCGGCCTCTACCAACTGACCCTTGACCAGGCCAATGGGGTCACATTAGGGCAGTTTGTCCTGCTCTTCAACCCCTGGTGTCCAA GAGACTCAGTGTATTTGGGGAGTGAAGATAAGAGGCAGGAGTACGTTCTGTCTCAAGACGGAATTATCTTCCGTGGCAAGCCTAAACACATTACAACACTGCCCTGGACGCTTGGACAG tttGAACCTGAAATGCTGGATATCTGCCTGAAGGTTCTGGACCAAAGTCTTCAGCATTTGCAGAACCCAGGTCAGGACTGCTCAGACAGGAGGAGTCCAGTCTACGTGACCCGAGTCCTGAGTGCCATT ATCAACAGTCAAGATAATAAGGGTGTGCTGGTGGGAAATTGGACAGGGGATTATGAGGACGGTGTAAGGCCCACTGCATGGAAGGACAGCTGCTCTATTTTACGGCAGTGGTACCATCAGGATTTTATCGGAGTGGAATATGGCCAGTGCTGGGTGTTTGCAGCAGTTGCATGCACAG TGTCCCGGGCTTTAGGCATCCCGTGTCGAGTGGTCACAAACTATGGATCAGCCCATGACACCAATGCCAACCTGCTGATCGAGCATTTCTATAATGAGTCTGCTGAGGATATTGGCGATGATTCTATATG GAACTTCCATGTGTGGGTGGAGAGCTGGATGAGCCGTCCAGACCTGAAGCTAGGTTATGAGGGCTGGCAGGCCAGTGACCCCACACCTCAGGAAACCAGTGAAG GGGTTTTCTGCTGTGGTCCAGTTCCTGTGAGAGCCATTAAGGAGGGAGACCTCACAGTGAAGTACGATGCGCCGTTCGTGTACGCGGAGGTGAACGCAGACGTGGTGGATTATGTTATTCTGGGAGATGGAAGGCAGGTTAAGATTGGAGACTCCACCACTGAAGTGGGTCAGTGCATCATCACCAAAGCAGTGGGCAGCGACGAGAGGGTGGACATCACACACCTCTATAAATACCCTGAAG GTTCAGAAGAAGAGAGACAGGTGTTTGAGAAGGCCAACCACCAAAATCGGCTAATCCAGGACGAGGAAGAGCCTGGTTTGCAAGTAAAAATCAAACTGACCCCACAAATGATGGTGGGAACTGACTTTGATGTGTTCGCACATGTCAAGAACAACACAGACACCCCAAAGAAGTGTCACCTGATGTTCTACGCCCAGGTTGTGTCCTACAACGGTAAACTTGCGAAGACCTGCGGGCTGACCGAGCTAACAGACATGAATCTTGGCTCTACTGAGG GTAATAAGGCAACCCTTCGAGTGCTGTATTCTGAGTATGGCAAAGCCATTACTCAGGACAGGATGATCAAACTGGTGGCTATGCTTGTTGACACAGAAAGCAAGGAGATTTACAGAGCCACCAAGACCATAAATCTGGACTGCCCTTCCATTGACATCCTT GTTCAAGAGGAGGTTCAAGTAGACCAGCCAAATGTGGTTAATGTACAGCTGCAGAATCCTCTACCAGAAACCCTGGAGAATGGGGTTTTCTCTTTACATACAGTTAGACTCACTGATGGACCACCCCTCATTAAAGA GGTTGGGATGGTGGGTCCTAAGGAGATCATCACTGCAGCGCTGGAGTTCACACCCAAGGCTGCAGGAGTTCAGAAACTAGTGATTGATTTCCATTCAGATCAACTGAGTAACATCCAAAGCTATAAAAACGTAGTCATTGGAAAATAA
- the tti1 gene encoding TELO2-interacting protein 1 homolog translates to MADHQIDDPKIAFAYLRPSCVLLTKEPTLSNVEALSGHLRAVSDGTLQLLQDYVLFPLRFVLKTPGPKREGLIQASMEAMAYVLENTCVHSWSTLRDLFSELCLCLCSPTDPGKPAPVSEELKLAVLRCFIALLHSAYGDVVFKLYEPTMLPGLGASVSLFLALAEQEKSREVQTASLKCLLSLFMQCDCSRTHKVPEKNEKYLLGSALATFLPGITRALSQVISGDVRQGHLVAVKALRVWYTTIGLVMDDDQLQNAGQESTESSELGRVGELVVKRTPSWSKTTAKRLALALQNIISCTSAHQHWRVRLELVNLSDYLLTYCSKSLDECTGPLLEALVGAINDEEPRVKERCIAALDRVARRNQSNCGHALKDVLSENLHSLSSMLPRLMRTTDDKRKLFVLNVFLGYLKILGPQVDLVLTSATHLQRISKALMQVLEMDVTDVRIIEERSFTPLVDIGPDALETLYQRKYFLYFTDDKIFSALKQICRMLGHHGNLYLLVDHFLDLYRESSAYRKQSALVLNELITGAAGLGIESVHSGGDISKLKRLEHSTMKNEDLKSAVMSIIEEYISLNNWHLPTVLQQSDGELQETPQSPVSAILCAPEGNGLQLIPTSSNAPRSLTLHQLNSNIWQICLQLEGIGSFALALGVDFRLLLMTSLYPVLEKAGDESLLVSQSALCTMQNLCVACNYHSPKELVISNADYLLNDISLNLGRPSIHPHAPRVLGVMFTHSDADLLPLVVDVVQDVLTALDLSYDQRSLEFCTVLQSLMKALVRWFQSSAKAPRQHSALAHNQKPELLDLRQFLLDYKKQKELAQGIGADEEDPSSADMPPIAPGCEEGDNVEEQCPDVKPELPVHISVAKDVMERCIHLLSHPSLGVRLKVLDIVELCVYVLSETEDELLPMVHRCWPALLHRLTNDDPLAIPRAFRVLCVLGETCGDFLRKRVSKEVLPKLTSALSRQAETSARSGLLYTHTLAYKLQLAVLQGLGPLCERLDLVDSDLDHISEACISYLSCRQPVRLQEACLSVFRSLMQIDPDACWFTLCEVHCPEAYEPPHSSLFPVKLRGLNRQRNEYTDNVLRLLQELQMSENRTQNRVEDKSRD, encoded by the exons ATGGCTGATCATCAGATCGATGACCCCAAGATCGCATTTGCTTATCTACGGCCCTCCTGCGTCCTTTTGACCAAAGAGCCCACCCTGTCCAACGTAGAAGCACTTAGTGGCCACCTTCGTGCCGTTAGTGATGGGACTCTCCAGCTACTTCAAGATTATGTGCTGTTTCCCCTTCGCTTTGTCCTTAAGACCCCTGGACCAAAGCGTGAGGGCCTCATACAGGCCTCTATGGAGGCCATGGCCTATGTTCTGGAAAACACCTGTGTTCACAGTTGGAGTACTCTGCGAGATCTCTTTTCCGAATTGTGCCTTTGCCTCTGCTCTCCAACAGATCCTGGAAAACCAGCTCCAGTTTCTGAGGAACTAAAGTTGGCAGTGCTACGATGCTTTATTGCGCTTTTGCATTCTGCATATGGGGATGTGGTCTTTAAGCTTTATGAACCCACAATGCTGCCAGGACTTGGAGCCTCTGTGTCATTGTTTTTGGCCCTAGCAGAGCAAGAAAAGTCCAGGGAGGTGCAGACAGCATCTCTGAAGTGTCTCCTCTCTTTGTTCATGCAGTGTGACTGTTCCAGAACTCACAAGGTGCCAGAAAAGAATGAAAAGTACTTGCTTGGTAGTGCTCTGGCCACCTTTCTACCAGGAATCACCCGTGCCTTGAGCCAGGTGATTAGTGGAGATGTAAGACAAGGGCATCTGGTTGCAGTAAAGGCCTTGAGAGTATGGTACACAACAATCGGACTTGTTATGGATGATGATCAACTTCAGAATGCTGGCCAAGAAAGCACAGAGTCCTCTGAACTGGGTAGGGTTGGTGAACTGGTGGTGAAAAGGACTCCTTCTTGGAGTAAGACCACCGCCAAAAGACTTGCTTTGGCTTTGCAAAACATCATCTCTTGTACCTCTGCCCACCAGCACTGGAGAGTAAGATTGGAACTCGTCAATCTCTCAGACTACCTCCTCACCTACTGCAGCAAGTCTCTAGATGAATGCACTGGTCCTCTTCTAGAGGCTCTGGTTGGTGCCATCAATGATGAGGAACCTAGAGTTAAGGAGAGGTGCATTGCAGCCCTTGATAGAGTTGCAAGAAGAAACCAAAGCAATTGTGGTCATGCTCTCAAAGACGTCCTGTCAGAAAACTTGCACAGCTTGTCGTCTATGCTGCCTCGACTCATGAGGACGACAGACGACAAGCGCAAACTCTTTGTGCTCAACGTCTTCCTCGGATACCTGAAGATCTTGGGGCCACAGGTAGATTTGGTGCTGACATCAGCAACTCATTTGCAGCGCATATCAAAAGCACTGATGCAGGTGCTGGAGATGGACGTCACAGATGTGAGGATTATAGAAGAAAGGAGTTTCACTCCTTTGGTGGATATAGGGCCTGATGCCCTTGAAACACTGTACCAGAGAAAGTACTTCCTCTACTTTACAGATGACAAGATCTTCTCTGCTTTGAAGCAGATTTGCCGGATGCTAGGTCACCATGGAAACCTCTACCTCTTAGTTGACCACTTTCTGGATCTCTACAGGGAGTCCTCTGCTTATCGTAAACAATCTGCCCTGGTCCTCAATGAGCTTATCACTGGGGCAGCAGGACTAGGTATAGAAAGTGTACATTCTGGAGGAGACATTTCTAAACTTAAGAGGTTGGAGCATTCTACAATGAAGAACGAGGACCTGAAATCTGCTGTTATGTCCATCATTGAGGAATACATCAGTTTGAACAACTGGCATCTCCCCACTGTATTACAGCAATCTGATGGTGAACTGCAGGAAACACCTCAGTCTCCAGTCTCAGCGATTTTGTGTGCCCCTGAAGGGAATGGCCTTCAGCTGATTCCCACCTCCAGCAATGCACCCAGATCTCTAACACTCCACCAACTGAACAGCAACATCTGGCAGATATGCCTCCAGCTGGAGGGGATTGGCTCCTTTGCTTTGGCCCTGGGAGTGGATTTTCGTCTGCTTCTGATGACCTCACTTTACCCGGTGCTGGAAAAGGCAGGAGATGAGTCATTACTGGTTAGCCAATCAGCTCTTTGCACCATGCAAAACCTCTGTGTAGCTTGCAATTACCACTCGCCCAAGGAGTTGGTCATCAGCAATGCAGATTACCTACTAAACGACATCTCTCTGAACCTGGGCAGACCCAGCATTCACCCTCATGCCCCCCGAGTCCTTGGGGTCATGTTCACTCATTCAGATGCTGATCTTCTGCCTCTAGTGGTGGATGTGGTGCAGGATGTGTTAACAGCACTCGACTTGAGCTACGATCAGAGGTCGCTGGAGTTCTGTACAGTGCTGCAGTCACTCATGAAGGCACTGG TAAGATGGTTTCAGAGCAGTGCAAAAGCCCCTAGACAGCATTCTGCACTCGCACACAATCAGAAACCCGAGCTGCTAGACCTTCGGCAGTTTCTCCTGGACTACAAAAAACAGAAGGAACTGGCTCAAGGGATCGGGGCTGATGAGGAAGACCCAAGCAGTGCAG ATATGCCTCCAATAGCTCCAGGTTGTGAGGAAGGTGATAATGTGGAAGAGCAATGTCCAGATGTGAAGCCAGAATTGCCTGTACATATTTCTGTAGCTAAAGATGTGATGGAGCGCTGTATTCACCTTCTGTCACACCCCAGCCTAGGAGTACGGTTAAAG GTGCTGGACATTGTGGAGCTATGTGTTTATGTATTATCTGAAACAGAGGATGAGCTTTTACCGATGGTGCACCGCTGTTGGCCTGCACTCCTCCACCGTCTCACCAACGATGATCCACTGGCCATACCTCGAGCTTTCAGG gtatTGTGTGTGCTGGGAGAGACGTGTGGGGACTTTCTGAGGAAGCGAGTATCTAAGGAGGTTTTGCCAAAACTGACCTCTGCCCTGTCACGTCAGGCCGAGACCAGCGCTCGCTCCGGactgctttacacacacacgctcgcATACAAGCTGCAGCTGGCTGTGCTGCAGGGGCTTGGACCCCTGTGTGAGCGTCTGGATCTTG TGGATTCTGATCTGGACCACATCTCTGAGGCCTGTATCTCTTACCTGAGCTGCCGACAGCCAGTCAGATTGCAAGAAGCCTGCCTAAG TGTTTTCCGGAGTCTGATGCAGATAGATCCAGACGCCTGCTGGTTCACGCTGTGTGAAGTACACTGTCCTGAGGCTTATGAGCCACCGCACTCGAGCTTGTTCCCTGTTAAACTGAGAGGATTGAACAGACAGAGGAATGAATACACAGACAACGTACTCAGACTCCTGCAGGAACTTCAGATGTCTGAGAACCGGACTCAGAACCGCGTAGAGGACAAGAGCAGAGATTAG
- the rprd1b gene encoding regulation of nuclear pre-mRNA domain-containing protein 1B — MSSFSESALEKKLSELSNSQQSVQTLSLWIIHHRKHSGSIVRVWHRELKKAKTNRKLTFLYLANDVIQNSKKKGPEFTRDFEGVLVDACSHVARETDEGCKKHMERLLNIWQERNLYRADFIQQLKLAIEDSNSPKQRTTADERKSLKRSFQKVQPEEEEEDDDDDDYRTHYSPREIDATGPQLTEELVKALQDLENAASGDATVRQKIASLPQEVQDVSLLEKITDKEAADKLSKTVDEACLLLAEYNGRLAAELEDRRQLARMLTEYIHSQKEALSEREKKLEEYKQKLARVTQVRKELKSHIQSLPDLSLLPNVTGGLAPLPSAGDLFSTD, encoded by the exons ATGTCATCGTTTTCTGAATCTGCTCTGGAGAAAAAGCTATCCGAGCTGAGTAACTCTCAGCAAAGTGTccagactctctctctgtggatcATCCACCATCGCAAACACTCAGGCTCCATCGTCAGGGTTTGGCATAGAGAGCTGAAAAAAG ccaAAACCAACCGGAAACTGACCTTTCTTTACCTAGCCAATGATGTGATCCAGAACAGCAAGAAAAAGGGACCAGAGTTTACGCGAGACTTCGAGGGAGTTCTTGTTGATGCTTGTTCACATGTGGCAAG ggagACTGATGAAGGCTGTAAGAAGCACATGGAGCGGCTGCTGAATATCTGGCAGGAGCGTAATCTCTACCGCGCTGACTTCATCCAGCAGCTCAAACTAGCCATCGAAGACTCCAACAGCCCCAAACAAAGGACTACAG CTGATGAGAGGAAAAGCTTGAAAAGAAGTTTTCAAAAGGTTCAGccagaagaagaggaagaagatgacgatgatgatgattacAGGACTCACTATTCCCCCCGGGAGATAGACGCAACAGGTCCACAGCTG ACGGAGGAGTTGGTGAAGGCATTGCAGGATTTAGAGAATGCAGCATCTGGAGATGCTACCGTCCGGCAGAAAATTGCTTCGCTGCCTCAAGAAGTGCAGGACGTTTCTCTGCTGGAAAAGATTACAG ATAAGGAGGCAGCAGATAAGCTCTCTAAGACGGTGGATGAGGCGTGCCTGCTGTTGGCCGAGTATAACGGTCGCCTGGCAGCTGAGTTGGAGGACCGCAGACAGCTGGCTCGTATGCTAACGGAGTACATCCACAGCCAGAAAGAAGCACTcagtgagagggagaaaaaacTCGAG GAGTACAAACAGAAGCTGGCACGAGTCACACAGGTGCGGAAGGAACTGAAGTCTCacatccagagccttcctgACCTCTCACTCCTGCCTAATGTGACTGGAGGGCTGGCCccactgccctctgctggagaTCTGTTCTCCACTGACTGA